A DNA window from Niabella yanshanensis contains the following coding sequences:
- the cmk gene encoding (d)CMP kinase, whose amino-acid sequence MSGKKIIIAIDGKSSCGKSTMAKQLARELGYVYVDSGAMYRAITLYFLRNNVDITEGSQVKDALEEIELDFRLNEQRGEVEIFLNDENVEYLIREMIVAEKVSEVAALEAVRNFAVNQQQKMGKLKGVIMDGRDIGTVVFPHAELKLFLTADNAVRVERRFRELYQKNPNITIEEVAHNIEMRDYIDANREISPLRKADDAIEINNTHLTQEEQLHKALELANGLLK is encoded by the coding sequence ATGAGCGGTAAGAAAATCATAATAGCGATAGATGGTAAGTCAAGCTGTGGTAAAAGTACCATGGCCAAGCAACTGGCTAGGGAATTGGGATATGTATATGTGGATAGCGGTGCTATGTATAGAGCCATTACGCTCTATTTTTTGCGGAACAATGTTGATATTACTGAGGGAAGCCAGGTGAAAGATGCGTTGGAGGAAATTGAGCTCGATTTTCGTTTGAATGAGCAACGCGGCGAGGTAGAGATATTTTTGAACGATGAAAACGTTGAGTATCTGATACGCGAAATGATCGTAGCAGAAAAAGTAAGTGAAGTAGCTGCCCTGGAAGCTGTCAGGAATTTTGCCGTGAACCAGCAGCAGAAAATGGGCAAATTAAAAGGCGTTATTATGGACGGCCGGGATATAGGTACTGTAGTTTTCCCTCATGCCGAGTTAAAACTTTTTCTGACTGCAGACAATGCCGTTAGGGTGGAAAGACGATTCAGGGAGCTTTATCAGAAAAACCCTAATATTACAATAGAGGAGGTAGCGCATAATATAGAAATGCGGGACTACATTGATGCGAATCGTGAAATAAGCCCCTTACGCAAAGCCGATGACGCCATAGAAATCAATAATACACATCTTACACAGGAAGAACAGCTACATAAGGCATTGGAACTCGCTAACGGGCTCCTGAAGTAG
- a CDS encoding Gfo/Idh/MocA family protein, with protein MKTRRAFLQQMGMASASIPFLNTGLLNFNREPGDDGPVLRVALMGLGGYASRVAESIQSCKRVKITGLISGTPEKLQTWRKKYNVPESSCYNYQNFDNIKSNKDIDVVYVITPNALHHNHTIRAARAGKHVICEKPLAISAKEGKEMVEACKKAGVKLLVGYRMHFEPTTLEVIRMRSNGEFGSIKFFQGLCGFRIGDPAQWRLNKALAGGGSMMDIGIYALNGSRYMVGEEPVWVTAQETKTDPVKFKAGVDETIQFQLGFKSGATASCLSTYNMNYLDKFFLNGEKGFAEMQPSIGYGPIKGRTHKGAVDAPIVVHQTVQMDEMAAIILDGKKPVVAVDGEEGLKDLRIIEAIYQAAASGKKIML; from the coding sequence ATGAAAACAAGAAGAGCATTCCTGCAGCAAATGGGTATGGCTTCTGCAAGCATCCCTTTTTTAAATACCGGTCTTCTTAATTTCAACCGGGAGCCGGGAGATGATGGTCCGGTATTGCGGGTCGCCTTAATGGGACTGGGCGGATACGCGAGCCGTGTTGCAGAATCTATACAAAGTTGTAAGCGTGTAAAAATAACAGGCCTAATCAGCGGCACTCCGGAAAAACTTCAAACCTGGCGTAAAAAATATAATGTACCTGAAAGCAGTTGTTATAACTACCAGAACTTCGATAATATAAAATCTAATAAAGATATAGACGTGGTGTATGTTATTACCCCCAATGCATTGCACCATAATCATACTATAAGGGCTGCGAGAGCCGGTAAACATGTTATTTGCGAAAAGCCCTTGGCGATTAGCGCGAAAGAAGGGAAAGAGATGGTAGAAGCCTGTAAAAAGGCGGGAGTAAAATTACTCGTGGGATATCGCATGCATTTTGAGCCTACAACGCTTGAAGTGATCCGTATGCGAAGTAATGGTGAATTCGGTAGTATAAAATTCTTCCAGGGACTTTGCGGGTTTAGAATTGGCGACCCTGCTCAGTGGCGATTGAACAAAGCCCTGGCTGGCGGCGGCTCCATGATGGACATTGGTATCTATGCTTTGAATGGCAGTCGCTACATGGTAGGAGAGGAACCGGTTTGGGTAACAGCGCAGGAAACTAAAACCGACCCGGTGAAGTTTAAGGCGGGAGTTGATGAGACCATACAATTTCAATTAGGCTTTAAGAGCGGAGCCACAGCGTCCTGCCTTTCTACCTATAATATGAATTACCTGGATAAGTTTTTTCTGAACGGTGAAAAAGGTTTTGCCGAAATGCAACCCTCCATAGGGTATGGGCCTATCAAAGGGCGAACCCATAAAGGCGCAGTTGATGCCCCTATTGTAGTGCACCAAACGGTTCAGATGGATGAAATGGCGGCTATTATACTGGATGGAAAAAAGCCAGTTGTTGCAGTAGATGGTGAGGAAGGGCTAAAAGATCTGAGGATCATAGAAGCCATTTACCAGGCAGCGGCCAGTGGCAAAAAAATAATGTTGTAA
- a CDS encoding tRNA1(Val) (adenine(37)-N6)-methyltransferase translates to MHPLQLSRPPGDFTNTLIIHHLLLIIIALSNPYFRFKQFIVNHDQCSMKVTTDSCLFGAWVAHHIRNMDPAKNILDIGSGSGLLSLMIAQQTHASIEGIEIQQEDYRQSIDNIANSPFANRITLHQANAIQFHYNKRYDVIVSNPPFYENDLKGSIAGKNIAHHDAGLKLPELLSLIARQLTADGAFFLLLPQKRLADLKPLMGKNHLFINEITAVHQTENHDAFRIMLRGSFLKSKSDACSIVIKEGTDYSAVFTRLLKDYYLYL, encoded by the coding sequence TTGCATCCCTTGCAGCTCAGCCGGCCGCCCGGGGATTTCACTAATACACTCATCATTCATCACTTATTACTCATTATTATCGCCTTGTCCAACCCCTATTTCAGGTTTAAGCAGTTTATTGTCAACCACGACCAATGTAGCATGAAGGTTACCACCGATTCCTGCCTCTTTGGCGCCTGGGTTGCCCATCATATCCGGAACATGGATCCTGCAAAAAACATCCTCGATATAGGCAGTGGAAGTGGTTTATTGAGTTTGATGATCGCTCAGCAAACGCATGCTTCGATAGAAGGTATAGAAATACAGCAGGAAGACTACAGGCAAAGCATTGATAATATTGCAAATAGCCCTTTTGCAAACAGGATCACCCTTCACCAGGCTAACGCAATACAATTTCATTACAACAAAAGGTACGATGTTATTGTCAGCAACCCGCCGTTTTATGAAAATGATCTGAAAGGCAGCATAGCAGGGAAGAATATTGCACATCATGATGCAGGATTAAAGCTGCCGGAACTACTCAGCCTGATAGCCCGTCAGCTTACTGCCGATGGCGCTTTCTTTCTTTTACTGCCTCAAAAAAGATTGGCAGATTTAAAACCGTTAATGGGTAAGAACCATCTTTTTATTAACGAAATAACAGCAGTGCATCAAACAGAAAATCATGATGCATTCAGGATCATGCTCAGGGGGTCTTTTCTCAAAAGCAAATCTGATGCTTGTAGTATAGTAATTAAAGAAGGTACAGATTACAGTGCCGTTTTTACCCGTTTACTTAAAGATTACTATCTCTACCTTTAG